One genomic window of Camelina sativa cultivar DH55 chromosome 5, Cs, whole genome shotgun sequence includes the following:
- the LOC104785204 gene encoding 40S ribosomal protein S2-3, with translation MAERGGERGGAGGDRGGFGRGIGGGGRGDRGDRGRGGPRGRGGRRGGRATEEQKWVPVTKLGRLVQTGEIKKLEQIYLHSLPVKEYQIIDTLVGPSLKDEVMKIMPVQKQTRAGQRTRFKAFVVVGDGNGHVGLGVKCSKEVATAIRGAIILAKLSVVPVRRGYWGNKIGKPHTVPCKVTGKCGSVTVRMVPAPRGAGIVAARVPKKVLQFAGIDDVFTSSRGSTKTLGNFVKATFDCLQKTYGFLTPEFWKETRFVKSPYQEYTDLLASKALPSNKVATDVEDQA, from the exons ATGGCTGAACGTGGTGGAGAACGTGGCGGCGCTGGTGGAGACCGTGGTGGTTTCGGACGTGGAATCGGAGGAGGTGGCCGTGGAGATCGTGGTGACCGTGGAAGAGGTGGACCAAGAGGCCGTGGTGGTCGACGTGGAGGCCGAGCCACTGAAGAACAGAAATGGGTTCCAGTGACCAAGCTTGGTCGTCTCGTGCAAACCGGAGAGATCAAGAAGCTAGAGCAGATCTACCTTCACTCACTCCCGGTTAAGGAGTACCAGATCATTGATACCCTTGTTGGTCCTTCATTGAAGGATGAAGTGATGAAGATCATGCCTGTTCAGAAACAAACCAGAGCTGGTCAAAGGACTCGATTCAAGGCCTTTGTTGTCGTCGGAGATGGTAATGGTCATGTTGGTTTGGGAGTGAAATGCTCCAAGGAGGTTGCTACGGCTATTAGAGGAGCGATTATTCTCGCTAAGCTCTCTGTTGTCCCAGTTAGGAGAGGTTACTGGGGTAACAAGATCGGGAAGCCACATACGGTTCCTTGTAAGGTGACTGGCAAGTGTGGATCTGTTACAGTGAGGATGGTTCCTGCTCCTCGTGGTGCTGGTATTGTGGCTGCTAGAGTTCCTAAGAAGGTTCTTCAATTCGCTGGAATTGATGATGTTTTCACTTCTTCCAGGGGATCCACCAAGACTCTTGGAAACTTTGTCAAG GCTACATTCGACTGTCTTCAGAAGACATACGGATTCCTTACACCAGAGTTCTGGAAAGAGACGAGATTTGTTAAATCCCCATACCAGGAGTACACAGATCTCTTGGCGTCCAAGGCTCTTCCGAGCAACAAAGTGGCGACCGATGTTGAAGACCAAGCCTAG
- the LOC104785205 gene encoding polygalacturonase ADPG2 has product MARCSKGVTVFILWVLLMLSWCEASRISVSRYDHSYKNSFIKRRDDITGLKSFVRASLRTPTTVSVSDFGAKGDGITDDTQAFVNAWKKACSSSGAVNLLVTKENTYLLKSIQLTGPCKSILTVQIFGTLSASQKRSDYKDISKWITFDNVNDLSVEGGATGAVDGNGETWWENSCKRNKAKPCTKAPTALTFYNSKNLRVNNLRVRNAQQIQISIEKCSNVQVSNVVVTAPADSPNTDGIHITNTQNIRVSNSIIGTGDDCISIESGSQNVQINDITCGPGHGISIGSLGDDNSKAFVSGVTVDGAKLSGTDNGVRIKTYQGGSGTASNIVFQNIQMDNVKNPIIIDQEYCDKSKCTSQKSAVQVKNVVYRNISGTSASDMAITFNCSKNYPCQGIVLDKVNIKGGKATCSNANVVDKGAVLPQCNST; this is encoded by the exons ATGGCCCGTTGTTCCAAAGGTGTTACCGTTTTCATATTATGGGTTCTTTTGATGCTTTCATGGTGTGAAGCTTCAAGAATCAGCGTTAGTCGATATGATCATTCTTACAAAAATAGCTTCATCAAGCGAAGAGATGACATAACGGGCTTGAAAAGCTTTGTAAGAGCTTCTTTGCGAACTCCAACCACCGTTAGTGTTTCTGACTTTGGAGCTAAAGGAGATGGAATAACTGATGACACGCAG GCGTTCGTGAATGCGTGGAAAAAAGCATGTTCTTCAAGTGGAGCTGTTAATCTCTTAGTTACTAAAGAGAATACTTATCTCCTTAAGTCTATTCAGTTAACTGGTCCATGCAAATCTATTCTTACCGTTCAg ATCTTCGGGACGTTATCGGCATCTCAAAAACGATCGGATTACAAAGATATATCCAAATGGATAACGTTTGACAATGTTAACGATCTATCTGTTGAGGGCGGCGCCACTGGGGCTGTGGACGGAAACGGCGAAACGTGGTGGGAAAACTCATGCAAACGGAACAAAGCTAAG CCATGCACAAAGGCTCCCACG GCTCTTACTTTCTACAACTCGAAGAACTTGAGAGTGAATAATCTGAGGGTGAGAAATGCGCAACAGATTCAGATTTCGATTGAGAAATGCTCCAACGTTCAGGTCTCTAATGTGGTGGTAACTGCACCTGCCGATAGTCCTAACACTGATGGTATCCATATCACAAACACCCAAAACATTAGAGTCTCCAACTCCATCATTGGAACAG GCGATGATTGCATATCTATTGAAAGTGGATCACAAAATGTTCAAATAAATGACATAACTTGCGGTCCTGGTCACGGAATCAG CATTGGAAGCTTAGGAGATGACAACTCAAAGGCATTTGTCTCAGGCGTGACAGTGGATGGTGCTAAGCTTTCCGGTACAGACAATGGAGTTAGAATCAAAACTTACCAG GGAGGCTCAGGAACTGCTAGCAACATTGTCTTTCAGAACATCCAGATGGACAATGTGAAGAATCCTATCATAATCGACCAAGAATATTGTGACAAGAGTAAATGCACTTCACAG AAATCTGCGGTCCAAGTGAAGAATGTGGTGTACCGAAACATAAGCGGCACAAGCGCATCAGACATGGCAATAACGTTTAATTGCAGCAAAAACTATCCATGCCAAGGGATTGTGCTTGACAAAGTGAACATAAAGGGAGGGAAAGCAACTTGCAGCAATGCCAATGTGGTTGATAAAGGAGCTGTTCTGCCTCAATGCAACTCCACTTAA
- the LOC104785206 gene encoding calcium-dependent protein kinase 14-like yields MGNCCGTAGSLILNDKQKKGFKLSNPFSNDYGNNHDGLKLTVLKEPTGNEIKHKYKLGRELGRGEFGVTYLCTEIETGEVFACKSILKKKLKTSIDIEDVKREVEIMRHMPEHPNIVALKETYEDDKAVHLVMELCEGGELFDRIVSRGHYTERGAASVITTIMEVVQMCHKHGVMHRDLKPENFLFANKKESASLKTIDFGLSVFFKPGERFNEIVGSPYYMAPEVLRRSYGPEIDIWSAGVILYILLCGVPPFWAETEHGVAKAILKSVVDFRRDPWPKVSENAKDLIKKMLHPDPRRRLTAQQVLDHPWIQNGKNAPNVSLGETVRARLQQFSVMNKLKKRALRVIAEHLSVEETSCIKERFQVMDTSNRGKITINELGIGLKKLGIVVPQDDIQILMDAGDVDKDGYLDVNEFVAISVHIRKLGNDKHLKTAFTFFDQNKSGYIEIEELRDALADNVDTTSEEVVEAIILDVDTNKDGKISYEEFATMMKTGTDWRKASRQYSRDQFKCLSIKLMKDGSLQSNGDTK; encoded by the exons ATGGGAAATTGTTGTGGAACAGCAGGATCATTGATTCTAAatgataaacaaaagaaaggttTTAAATTGTCAAATCCTTTCTCAAACGATTACGGTAACAACCACGATGGTCTTAAGCTTACCGTGCTGAAAGAACCAACGGGTAACGAGatcaaacataaatacaaattGGGTCGTGAGCTAGGTCGAGGAGAGTTTGGTGTCACGTATCTATGTACCGAGATCGAGACCGGTGAGGTTTTCGCATGCAAATCGATCttaaagaagaagctgaaaacGTCTATTGATATAGAGGATGTCAAGAGAGAAGTTGAGATCATGAGGCATATGCCTGAACATCCTAATATTGTTGCCTTGAAAGAGACGTATGAGGATGATAAAGCTGTTCATTTGGTTATGGAGCTTTGTGAAGGCGGTGAGCTTTTCGATAGGATTGTGTCTAGAGGGCATTATACGGAGAGAGGTGCAGCTTCGGTTATTACGACAATCATGGAGGTCGTTCAG ATGTGTCATAAGCATGGAGTAATGCATAGAGACCTAAAACCTGAGAACTTCTTGTTTGCAAACAAGAAGGAATCTGCATCTTTGAAGACTATTGATTTtggtctctctgttttctttaaaCCAG GCGAGAGATTTAACGAAATCGTTGGGAGTCCTTACTACATGGCTCCCGAGGTATTAAGGAGGAGTTATGGACCAGAAATTGACATTTGGAGTGCAGGCGtgattctttatatattgctATGTGGTGTTCCACCTTTTTGGGCag aaacCGAACATGGAGTCGCAAAAGCTATTCTTAAATCTGTAGTTGATTTCAGAAGAGACCCCTGGCCCAAAGTTTCTGAAAATGCAAAAGATCTGATAAAGAAGATGCTTCATCCTGATCCAAGGCGTCGTCTTACAGCTCAACAAGTTCTTG ATCATCCGTGGATACAGAATGGTAAGAATGCTCCAAATGTATCATTGGGTGAAACCGTAAGAGCAAGGCTTCAACAGTTCTCTGTTATGAACAAGCTCAAGAAAAGAGCACTCAGG GTTATTGCTGAGCATCTATCAGTAGAAGAAACATCTTGCATAAAAGAAAGATTCCAAGTAATGGACACAAGCAATAGAGGAAAAATTACCATCAACGAGCTAGGAATCGGATTGAAGAAACTCGGGATTGTTGTTCCTCAAGATGACATTCAAATATTGATGGACGCG GGAGATGTTGATAAAGATGGTTACTTAGACGTCAATGAATTTGTAGCCATATCGGTACACATCAGGAAGTTAGGCAATGACAAGCACTTAAAGACAGCCTTTACGTTTTTTGATCAAAACAAGAGTGGTTATATCGAAATAGAGGAGTTAAGAGATGCTTTGGCAGATAATGTTGATACTACTAGTGAAGAAGTTGTTGAGGCTATTATCCTTGATGTTGATACCAATAAG GATGGAAAAATAAGTTATGAAGAGTTTGCAACTATGATGAAAACGGGAACAGATTGGAGAAAAGCTTCAAGGCAGTACTCAAGGGACCAATTTAAGTGTCTTAGTATTAAGTTGATGAAAGATGGTTCCTTGCAGTCTAATGGAGATACAAAGTAG
- the LOC104785208 gene encoding uncharacterized protein LOC104785208 isoform X2, whose translation MDMGREKKMRVLCKFCECSGSRFVEPRPNGQDQEASSSMEREISRLRLLTRRMTGKDLDGLSYAELRLLESQLRDALLIVKNQKEKVKLLEDERLCKQEKKGAKVKDGFGRELSVPYTSSGSSSEDRPQKPDDVIPEMRTQKAFERRMFESPQMEFERLWIFKERMNGRNLDGMTLHEVVLLEIQIYDGLKRVRFQSMRPRMEELARQLKEETMSLLAKQETCLLANGSGKDDRHRDISLRLFSVSRKLRRFQNRCHRKDMPEKKMSVLRIDMGREKKMSVLCNFCECSGSRFVELRPRGQDQEASSSMGRELSRLRFLTRRMTGKDLDGLNYAELSLLQSQLTDALLIVKNHKEKVKLLQEKKSAEFKDGFGRSSGSRKQEAFERRMCESPQMEFERLWILNERMNGRNLDGMTLEELFILELQIYDGIEIVLDQKMRPRMEELARQLKEEKCLR comes from the exons ATGGATATGGGgcgagagaagaagatgagagtgCTCTGCAAGTTCTGCGAGTGCTCCGGAAGCAG ATTTGTTGAACCAAGGCCAAACGGACAAGATCAGGAAGCATCG TCTTCTATGGAGAGGGAAATTAGTAGACTACGCCTTTTGACCAG GAGAATGACCGGTAAGGATCTTGATGGTCTGAGTTATGCCGAGCTTCGCTTACTTGAAAGCCAGTTAAGGGATGCACTTCTCATTGTGAAGAACCAAAAG GAGAAAGTAAAGCTGCTAGAAGATGAAAGGCTGTGCAAACAAGag AAGAAGGGAGCAAAGGTCAAAGATGGCTTCGGTAGAGAGCTCTCTGTTCCTTACACATCCTCTGGTAGCAG CTCTGAAGATAGGCCACAAAAGCCAGATGATGTAATACCAGAG ATGAGAACACAGAAGGCATTTGAGAGAAGAATGTTTGAATCCCCGCAGATGGAGTTCGAGCGGCTCTGGATTTTCAAAGA GAGAATGAATGGAAGAAATCTAGATGGAATGACGCTCCACGAAGTGGTCTTACTTGAAATTCAGATATACGATGGTTTAAAGAGAGTGCGGTTCCAGTCGATGAGACCACGAATGGAAGAACTTGCGAGGCAACTCAAAGAG GAGACGATGTCTTTGTTAGCTAAGCAGGAGACATGTTTGTTGGCTAACGGCAGTGGCAAGGATGACCGCCATCGAGACATTTCCCTGCGACTTTTTTCCGTTTCAAGAAAGCTTAGGAGATTCCAAAACCGTTGTCACCGGAAGGACATgccagagaagaagatgagtgtgCTGAGGATTGATATGGGgcgagagaagaagatgagtgtgCTCTGCAATTTCTGCGAGTGCTCCGGCAGCAG ATTTGTTGAACTAAGACCACGCGGACAAGATCAGGAAGCATCG TCTTCTATGGGGAGGGAACTTAGTAGACTACGCTTTTTGACCAG GAGAATGACCGGTAAGGATCTTGATGGTCTGAATTATGCCGAGCTTAGCTTACTTCAAAGCCAGTTAACGGATGCACTTCTCATTGTGAAGAACCATAAG GAGAAAGTAAAGCTGCTACAAGag AAGAAGTCAGCAGAGTTCAAAGATGGCTTCGGGAGATCCTCTGGTAGCAG AAAACAGGAGGCATTTGAGAGAAGAATGTGTGAATCCCCGCAGATGGAGTTCGAGCGGCTCTGGATTTTGAATGA GAGAATGAATGGAAGAAATCTAGATGGAATGACGTTAGAAGAACTGTTCATACTTGAATTGCAGATATACGATGGTATAGAGATTGTGCTGGACCAAAAGATGAGACCACGAATGGAAGAACTTGCTAGGCAACTCAAAGAG GAGAAATGTCTTCGTTAG
- the LOC104785208 gene encoding uncharacterized protein LOC104785208 isoform X1, which translates to MDMGREKKMRVLCKFCECSGSRFVEPRPNGQDQEASSSMEREISRLRLLTRRMTGKDLDGLSYAELRLLESQLRDALLIVKNQKEKVKLLEDERLCKQEKKGAKVKDGFGRELSVPYTSSGSSSEDRPQKPDDVIPEMRTQKAFERRMFESPQMEFERLWIFKERMNGRNLDGMTLHEVVLLEIQIYDGLKRVRFQSMRPRMEELARQLKEETMSLLAKQETCLLANGSGKDDRHRDISLRLFSVSRKLRRFQNRCHRKDMPEKKMSVLRIDMGREKKMSVLCNFCECSGSRFVELRPRGQDQEASSSMGRELSRLRFLTRRMTGKDLDGLNYAELSLLQSQLTDALLIVKNHKEKVKLLQEKKSAEFKDGFGRSSGSSSRKQEAFERRMCESPQMEFERLWILNERMNGRNLDGMTLEELFILELQIYDGIEIVLDQKMRPRMEELARQLKEEKCLR; encoded by the exons ATGGATATGGGgcgagagaagaagatgagagtgCTCTGCAAGTTCTGCGAGTGCTCCGGAAGCAG ATTTGTTGAACCAAGGCCAAACGGACAAGATCAGGAAGCATCG TCTTCTATGGAGAGGGAAATTAGTAGACTACGCCTTTTGACCAG GAGAATGACCGGTAAGGATCTTGATGGTCTGAGTTATGCCGAGCTTCGCTTACTTGAAAGCCAGTTAAGGGATGCACTTCTCATTGTGAAGAACCAAAAG GAGAAAGTAAAGCTGCTAGAAGATGAAAGGCTGTGCAAACAAGag AAGAAGGGAGCAAAGGTCAAAGATGGCTTCGGTAGAGAGCTCTCTGTTCCTTACACATCCTCTGGTAGCAG CTCTGAAGATAGGCCACAAAAGCCAGATGATGTAATACCAGAG ATGAGAACACAGAAGGCATTTGAGAGAAGAATGTTTGAATCCCCGCAGATGGAGTTCGAGCGGCTCTGGATTTTCAAAGA GAGAATGAATGGAAGAAATCTAGATGGAATGACGCTCCACGAAGTGGTCTTACTTGAAATTCAGATATACGATGGTTTAAAGAGAGTGCGGTTCCAGTCGATGAGACCACGAATGGAAGAACTTGCGAGGCAACTCAAAGAG GAGACGATGTCTTTGTTAGCTAAGCAGGAGACATGTTTGTTGGCTAACGGCAGTGGCAAGGATGACCGCCATCGAGACATTTCCCTGCGACTTTTTTCCGTTTCAAGAAAGCTTAGGAGATTCCAAAACCGTTGTCACCGGAAGGACATgccagagaagaagatgagtgtgCTGAGGATTGATATGGGgcgagagaagaagatgagtgtgCTCTGCAATTTCTGCGAGTGCTCCGGCAGCAG ATTTGTTGAACTAAGACCACGCGGACAAGATCAGGAAGCATCG TCTTCTATGGGGAGGGAACTTAGTAGACTACGCTTTTTGACCAG GAGAATGACCGGTAAGGATCTTGATGGTCTGAATTATGCCGAGCTTAGCTTACTTCAAAGCCAGTTAACGGATGCACTTCTCATTGTGAAGAACCATAAG GAGAAAGTAAAGCTGCTACAAGag AAGAAGTCAGCAGAGTTCAAAGATGGCTTCGGGAGATCCTCTGGTAGCAG CTCTAGAAAACAGGAGGCATTTGAGAGAAGAATGTGTGAATCCCCGCAGATGGAGTTCGAGCGGCTCTGGATTTTGAATGA GAGAATGAATGGAAGAAATCTAGATGGAATGACGTTAGAAGAACTGTTCATACTTGAATTGCAGATATACGATGGTATAGAGATTGTGCTGGACCAAAAGATGAGACCACGAATGGAAGAACTTGCTAGGCAACTCAAAGAG GAGAAATGTCTTCGTTAG
- the LOC104785208 gene encoding uncharacterized protein LOC104785208 isoform X3, producing the protein MDMGREKKMRVLCKFCECSGSRFVEPRPNGQDQEASSSMEREISRLRLLTRRMTGKDLDGLSYAELRLLESQLRDALLIVKNQKEKVKLLEDERLCKQEKKGAKVKDGFGRELSVPYTSSGSSSEDRPQKPDDVIPEMRTQKAFERRMFESPQMEFERLWIFKERMNGRNLDGMTLHEVVLLEIQIYDGLKRVRFQSMRPRMEELARQLKEETMSLLAKQETCLLANGSGKDDRHRDISLRLFSVSRKLRRFQNRCHRKDMPEKKMSVLRIDMGREKKMSVLCNFCECSGSRFVELRPRGQDQEASSSMGRELSRLRFLTRRMTGKDLDGLNYAELSLLQSQLTDALLIVKNHKEKVKLLQEKKSAEFKDGFGRSSGSSSRKQEAFERRMCESPQMEFERLWILNEYTMV; encoded by the exons ATGGATATGGGgcgagagaagaagatgagagtgCTCTGCAAGTTCTGCGAGTGCTCCGGAAGCAG ATTTGTTGAACCAAGGCCAAACGGACAAGATCAGGAAGCATCG TCTTCTATGGAGAGGGAAATTAGTAGACTACGCCTTTTGACCAG GAGAATGACCGGTAAGGATCTTGATGGTCTGAGTTATGCCGAGCTTCGCTTACTTGAAAGCCAGTTAAGGGATGCACTTCTCATTGTGAAGAACCAAAAG GAGAAAGTAAAGCTGCTAGAAGATGAAAGGCTGTGCAAACAAGag AAGAAGGGAGCAAAGGTCAAAGATGGCTTCGGTAGAGAGCTCTCTGTTCCTTACACATCCTCTGGTAGCAG CTCTGAAGATAGGCCACAAAAGCCAGATGATGTAATACCAGAG ATGAGAACACAGAAGGCATTTGAGAGAAGAATGTTTGAATCCCCGCAGATGGAGTTCGAGCGGCTCTGGATTTTCAAAGA GAGAATGAATGGAAGAAATCTAGATGGAATGACGCTCCACGAAGTGGTCTTACTTGAAATTCAGATATACGATGGTTTAAAGAGAGTGCGGTTCCAGTCGATGAGACCACGAATGGAAGAACTTGCGAGGCAACTCAAAGAG GAGACGATGTCTTTGTTAGCTAAGCAGGAGACATGTTTGTTGGCTAACGGCAGTGGCAAGGATGACCGCCATCGAGACATTTCCCTGCGACTTTTTTCCGTTTCAAGAAAGCTTAGGAGATTCCAAAACCGTTGTCACCGGAAGGACATgccagagaagaagatgagtgtgCTGAGGATTGATATGGGgcgagagaagaagatgagtgtgCTCTGCAATTTCTGCGAGTGCTCCGGCAGCAG ATTTGTTGAACTAAGACCACGCGGACAAGATCAGGAAGCATCG TCTTCTATGGGGAGGGAACTTAGTAGACTACGCTTTTTGACCAG GAGAATGACCGGTAAGGATCTTGATGGTCTGAATTATGCCGAGCTTAGCTTACTTCAAAGCCAGTTAACGGATGCACTTCTCATTGTGAAGAACCATAAG GAGAAAGTAAAGCTGCTACAAGag AAGAAGTCAGCAGAGTTCAAAGATGGCTTCGGGAGATCCTCTGGTAGCAG CTCTAGAAAACAGGAGGCATTTGAGAGAAGAATGTGTGAATCCCCGCAGATGGAGTTCGAGCGGCTCTGGATTTTGAATGA ATATACGATGGTATAG